A stretch of the Marinobacter sp. JH2 genome encodes the following:
- a CDS encoding tetratricopeptide repeat protein, whose amino-acid sequence MVFDCIRKAWPGLLVAVVTVISGCAATGNGSGLEKLLPPSHLAYSPKQAEVLAREGKQAYEQGDVEGAIQSWQSAVSLNPADAVTVNNLALVLKDENRFAEAAKLLEKGVDASPETAELHYNLAVISELYLLQLEKALIHYKRYQQLANAEDAAVDGWLVDLERRLQ is encoded by the coding sequence ATGGTGTTTGACTGCATACGTAAAGCATGGCCCGGCCTTCTGGTAGCGGTTGTGACCGTTATATCGGGATGTGCGGCAACCGGTAACGGGTCTGGTTTGGAAAAGCTTCTACCGCCATCACACCTTGCGTATTCGCCTAAGCAGGCGGAGGTTTTGGCTCGTGAGGGCAAGCAAGCTTACGAACAGGGCGACGTAGAAGGCGCCATCCAATCTTGGCAGAGTGCGGTGTCGCTTAATCCGGCCGATGCTGTCACCGTCAATAATCTCGCTTTGGTTCTTAAAGACGAAAACCGATTTGCTGAGGCAGCGAAGCTTTTAGAAAAGGGCGTAGATGCTTCTCCGGAAACGGCCGAATTGCATTACAACTTGGCGGTTATATCCGAGCTCTATCTGCTTCAGCTTGAAAAAGCGTTGATTCACTACAAGCGTTACCAGCAGTTGGCCAACGCTGAAGATGCAGCGGTTGATGGTTGGCTCGTTGATTTGGAACGGAGGCTCCAATGA
- a CDS encoding AgmX/PglI C-terminal domain-containing protein, whose amino-acid sequence MVDRVKRHANTRLPWSRDRAENARFGVIMAVVLGLFLVPAVLIPGLDISEIDRAEAERIPPRLAKLVAPPPSEPPRQPEPVKEPEPEPEPVPAIAQEKVVPKPAPEPQQPDVVPEVINQPTQTKEQARETASKSGLFAMKNRLQALTKNQPQHRRKLTANVPAAEATGLSADSPSADALANSGGVETREGPAREVVVAGHQVADVKAPEEVVVAKAEKTARKSSKQRAMSNIRQVFAAQKSVLYSLYKRELRKDPTLEGKVTLELTIEPNGSVSACRVVASELSNPTLEQRIAMRVQMFDFGAAQVSTRKVQFPIDFLPG is encoded by the coding sequence ATGGTTGATCGCGTTAAACGTCACGCGAATACTCGCTTGCCGTGGAGTCGCGATCGCGCAGAAAACGCTCGCTTCGGTGTGATCATGGCGGTGGTGTTGGGTCTGTTCTTGGTACCGGCAGTGCTGATTCCTGGCCTGGATATTTCCGAGATTGATCGAGCTGAAGCGGAGCGGATACCGCCGCGGCTTGCCAAATTGGTTGCTCCGCCCCCTTCGGAGCCACCCAGGCAGCCTGAGCCAGTCAAAGAACCCGAGCCAGAGCCTGAACCTGTGCCCGCGATAGCGCAAGAGAAGGTGGTGCCGAAGCCGGCCCCTGAGCCTCAGCAACCCGACGTTGTCCCTGAGGTAATCAATCAGCCTACGCAAACTAAAGAACAGGCTCGTGAAACCGCATCTAAGTCCGGATTGTTCGCCATGAAAAATCGGCTGCAGGCTCTAACCAAAAACCAGCCGCAACACAGACGAAAACTTACGGCTAATGTGCCCGCTGCGGAAGCGACCGGTTTGTCAGCGGATTCGCCGAGCGCTGATGCGCTGGCCAACAGCGGTGGTGTCGAAACCCGTGAAGGTCCGGCCAGAGAAGTTGTGGTTGCAGGCCATCAGGTTGCGGATGTGAAAGCGCCCGAGGAAGTGGTTGTAGCGAAGGCCGAAAAAACGGCGCGCAAATCCTCTAAACAACGTGCTATGAGCAATATTCGTCAGGTTTTCGCTGCTCAGAAGAGTGTTCTGTACTCGCTTTATAAGAGAGAGCTCAGGAAAGATCCGACGCTTGAGGGTAAGGTTACCTTGGAGCTAACGATCGAGCCTAATGGCTCTGTATCCGCTTGCCGTGTGGTAGCGTCCGAATTGAGCAATCCGACATTGGAGCAGCGTATTGCCATGAGGGTGCAAATGTTTGATTTCGGGGCGGCTCAGGTGAGCACCCGGAAGGTTCAGTTTCCGATCGACTTCCTTCCGGGCTAA
- a CDS encoding biopolymer transporter ExbD: MRRRHRRLTTEAELDITAFMNLMIVLVPVLLLGMVFSQVRMIELNFPGMEAGDVPAAEDLRLVVTVIPTGMEIADSEHGLIEVLPISGEAQNYHGLRSVLQQIKRHVPDKTDVILEVGPSVDYQTLVSVMDTVRSYPAVVATSVVEAELFPDVSLMDAAENRVLAQSPNAEDGEGV; encoded by the coding sequence ATGAGACGTCGACACCGCAGGTTGACCACCGAGGCGGAACTGGACATTACGGCCTTTATGAACCTGATGATTGTGCTGGTGCCAGTGTTGCTTTTGGGTATGGTGTTCAGCCAGGTTCGTATGATCGAACTTAACTTTCCGGGTATGGAAGCCGGTGACGTACCCGCAGCAGAAGATTTACGACTGGTTGTCACCGTCATCCCAACCGGTATGGAAATCGCTGATAGCGAGCACGGTCTTATCGAAGTGTTGCCCATCTCCGGTGAGGCTCAAAATTACCATGGGCTGCGCAGCGTGCTGCAACAGATCAAGCGCCACGTTCCCGATAAAACCGATGTAATCCTGGAGGTTGGGCCTAGCGTTGATTATCAAACGTTGGTATCGGTGATGGATACGGTGCGCTCCTACCCTGCGGTTGTGGCAACCAGTGTGGTGGAGGCCGAACTGTTTCCGGATGTTTCACTGATGGATGCCGCCGAAAACCGTGTGTTGGCGCAAAGCCCTAATGCCGAAGACGGGGAGGGCGTATGA
- a CDS encoding MotA/TolQ/ExbB proton channel family protein gives MLDTLIRFFQDGGPFMYPIAVVLAIGLAITLERFVYLGSVRRRNRMAFERGILPALQKRDYSRAMKAASSSDSAIASVLGAGLARLLNNSRREDIEYAMEEGLMEVLPRLEKRTQYLATLANVATLLGLLGTIIGLIAAFTAVAAADPAQKASLLSESISVAMNTTAFGLISAIPLLLFHALLQTRTNEIVDSFEMAGVKLLNIVTEPGVNNAAA, from the coding sequence ATGCTCGACACACTTATCCGATTCTTCCAGGACGGTGGTCCTTTCATGTACCCGATTGCGGTCGTTTTGGCGATTGGATTAGCGATCACTCTGGAACGATTTGTTTACCTGGGTTCGGTTCGCCGCCGCAATCGCATGGCGTTCGAACGCGGCATTTTGCCGGCATTGCAAAAGCGAGATTATTCACGCGCTATGAAAGCTGCAAGCAGCTCGGACAGTGCCATTGCCTCGGTTCTCGGTGCAGGTTTAGCACGCTTATTGAATAACAGCCGCCGTGAAGACATCGAGTACGCCATGGAAGAAGGATTGATGGAAGTGCTTCCAAGGCTGGAAAAACGAACCCAGTATTTAGCGACTTTGGCAAACGTTGCAACTTTGCTCGGCCTGCTTGGAACCATCATTGGGTTAATCGCCGCTTTTACGGCTGTGGCCGCAGCTGATCCGGCCCAAAAGGCGAGCTTGCTGTCTGAAAGTATATCCGTTGCTATGAACACCACAGCCTTTGGTTTGATCTCCGCCATCCCCTTACTGTTGTTCCATGCGCTGCTGCAAACCCGCACTAATGAAATCGTTGATAGCTTCGAAATGGCAGGCGTCAAACTCCTGAACATTGTGACAGAGCCTGGCGTTAATAACGCTGCGGCATGA
- a CDS encoding MoxR family ATPase — protein MKFTGTEKYVATDDLQMAVNAAIALQRPLLIKGEPGTGKTLLAEEMAASLGMKLIPWHIKSTTKAQQGLYEYDAVSRLRDSQLGDEKVKDIRNYIVKGKLWEAFESDEQVILLIDEIDKADIEFPNDLLLELDRMEFFVYETQEFVKAKKRPIIVITSNNEKELPDAFLRRCFFHYISFPDHDTMKDIVDVHFPGLQQQVVRDALEVFFDVRKVPGLKKKPSTSELIDWLKLLMADELSAKALQEKDSSSALPPLYGALVKNEQDVHLLQRLAFMARRRN, from the coding sequence ATGAAGTTTACCGGTACCGAAAAATACGTAGCCACCGACGACCTTCAAATGGCCGTTAATGCAGCCATCGCGCTACAGCGCCCGTTGCTGATTAAAGGCGAGCCCGGAACCGGCAAAACCTTGTTGGCGGAAGAAATGGCAGCCTCTCTGGGAATGAAACTGATTCCTTGGCACATCAAGTCAACCACCAAAGCCCAGCAAGGCTTGTATGAGTACGATGCGGTATCCCGCCTACGTGATTCCCAGCTGGGCGATGAGAAGGTAAAAGACATCCGCAACTACATCGTTAAAGGTAAATTGTGGGAAGCCTTCGAGTCTGACGAGCAAGTGATCCTGCTGATCGATGAAATCGACAAGGCCGACATTGAGTTCCCGAACGACTTATTGCTAGAACTCGACCGTATGGAGTTCTTTGTTTATGAAACCCAGGAATTCGTCAAAGCCAAGAAGCGCCCGATCATCGTGATCACCAGTAACAACGAAAAAGAGCTGCCTGATGCGTTCTTGCGCCGTTGTTTTTTCCATTACATCAGCTTCCCGGATCATGACACCATGAAAGACATCGTGGATGTTCATTTCCCAGGCTTGCAGCAACAAGTGGTGCGTGATGCTTTGGAGGTCTTTTTCGATGTTCGGAAAGTGCCCGGCCTGAAGAAAAAGCCGTCCACATCTGAGCTGATCGATTGGCTGAAGCTACTGATGGCCGATGAGCTGTCCGCCAAAGCGCTGCAGGAAAAAGATAGCAGCTCTGCATTGCCACCGCTATACGGTGCGCTGGTTAAAAACGAACAAGACGTTCATTTGCTTCAGAGACTGGCGTTTATGGCGCGTCGTCGCAACTGA
- a CDS encoding tetratricopeptide repeat protein, translated as MKQPFVSKRLLPLLVVASLGHGGVSAQESFRVELGEDGETLRDMRPVFLTFEARPLPAISPAEVARRYQKLFEDSDEPEVRIDALNRLNNIRDRSGQDVGFSQAKEAEIYQEVLGSYESILSRGSFSGRLDELLYQMAKAHSLTGQQQESIQRLRQLIGLYPKSELVPEARFRIAEAEFSAGQYHESELGYRALVSAQPDSELAAKARYMMGWSQFKQGDSGWESAASTFMKLLDQQLPGIDQKQQLLSFSLDMIEDSFGVLALMASRMNGHQTLERWLADRSQSQWFYLLYDRLADLHAVEGRYAQAVAVNNAFVRGYPEHESKPDFLVQSVEFWTIAGQPARVREAKAGFVGQYLSEDHYQTLTGDHRQHWQTYGRSLADFHYASGSTYQTGGKPLEARPSLVKAAEYYEMLAPRSAAEGQLMHLAGDARLLAEQDTQALANFRRAAYGADYSQAEEAGWAAITLLRNTLPLQSQSPKSTDAQETLTALSSEEQRYSNAFGAAGRLSALRADLANRWYAHGDYENALGYAKKTLDWEAPSAEQQYAAWLVIARVQQYQREFDLAERAWRQALALAEAESQLTVPAHEQYDIREQLAVAIYKQGEQAASVGNPTLAVAHFKRLINVVPGSELAMKSGFDAANTLLRASEWLAAINELKQFRSDYPNHPLTDQVSEKLVLSYRQSEQPLEAANELLTAASELPDPWPHRLRAAAIYHDAGQIERRDGLYREWLSVAPNPVIASEHVQQQTMRYRLIESGSKDAATLQALVATESRSQWHSDETLTWAAGAAIELGARAADHFAAIGLVHPLEETLVSKQAALERAQNYLQDAESFAGEAVATEVLFRRAELYRVLAADLMESEVPPELNKLETMQYQMLLEDEAYPLEERAMELHSRNHQKIKEQGYDKWIGQSLEALATMHPARYSRNLRWMTWTAEESDGV; from the coding sequence ATGAAACAGCCTTTCGTTTCCAAGCGGCTTCTGCCCTTGTTAGTAGTGGCTTCATTGGGGCATGGCGGGGTGTCCGCACAGGAATCGTTTCGAGTAGAGCTGGGGGAAGACGGTGAAACCCTACGCGATATGCGGCCGGTGTTCCTAACATTTGAAGCTAGGCCCTTGCCCGCCATTTCTCCCGCGGAAGTAGCGCGACGGTACCAGAAGCTGTTTGAAGATTCCGATGAACCCGAGGTGCGGATCGACGCGCTGAATCGTTTGAATAACATTCGAGACCGTTCGGGCCAGGATGTTGGTTTCTCACAAGCCAAAGAAGCTGAAATATACCAAGAGGTATTGGGCAGTTACGAAAGCATTCTGTCGCGGGGTTCTTTTTCGGGGCGTTTAGACGAGTTGCTTTATCAAATGGCAAAAGCGCATTCACTGACGGGCCAACAACAGGAATCCATCCAGCGATTGCGGCAACTGATAGGGCTGTACCCGAAATCGGAGCTGGTTCCCGAAGCACGTTTCCGCATCGCCGAGGCCGAGTTTTCTGCCGGTCAGTACCATGAGTCGGAACTTGGTTATCGGGCATTGGTATCGGCTCAGCCAGATTCGGAGTTGGCAGCCAAAGCCCGCTACATGATGGGGTGGAGTCAATTCAAACAAGGTGATTCAGGCTGGGAAAGTGCGGCAAGCACGTTTATGAAACTGCTGGACCAACAACTGCCTGGTATCGATCAGAAACAGCAGCTGCTCTCGTTCAGTCTGGACATGATCGAAGACAGCTTTGGGGTGTTAGCGTTGATGGCTTCCCGTATGAATGGCCATCAAACTCTGGAACGTTGGTTAGCGGATCGAAGCCAGTCTCAGTGGTTTTATCTGCTGTATGACAGGTTGGCCGATTTGCATGCTGTTGAAGGTCGTTATGCTCAGGCTGTAGCGGTTAATAATGCTTTTGTACGAGGCTATCCTGAACACGAATCAAAACCCGATTTTCTGGTTCAGAGTGTCGAGTTCTGGACGATCGCGGGACAACCCGCGCGAGTCCGGGAAGCCAAAGCTGGGTTCGTGGGGCAGTATTTATCTGAGGATCACTACCAGACCCTGACTGGCGACCATCGGCAGCATTGGCAGACCTATGGCCGTTCTTTGGCGGATTTTCATTATGCATCCGGCTCAACCTATCAAACGGGAGGCAAGCCGCTTGAGGCAAGGCCGTCTTTGGTAAAAGCGGCCGAATATTATGAAATGCTGGCCCCACGTTCGGCGGCGGAAGGTCAGTTAATGCATCTTGCCGGTGACGCTAGATTGCTGGCAGAGCAAGATACACAAGCCTTAGCGAATTTCCGGCGTGCAGCCTACGGTGCAGACTATTCGCAAGCGGAAGAAGCAGGTTGGGCCGCGATCACATTGCTCAGGAATACGCTCCCACTTCAAAGTCAGAGCCCGAAAAGCACTGACGCTCAGGAAACGTTAACGGCATTGAGCTCGGAGGAGCAACGTTATTCGAACGCCTTCGGTGCAGCTGGTCGGTTGTCGGCATTGCGTGCTGATTTGGCGAACCGTTGGTACGCTCATGGCGACTATGAGAATGCTCTGGGTTATGCCAAGAAAACACTCGATTGGGAGGCGCCAAGTGCCGAACAACAATACGCGGCTTGGTTGGTCATTGCCCGCGTGCAACAGTATCAGCGTGAATTTGATTTAGCTGAGCGAGCGTGGCGCCAAGCCTTAGCGCTTGCTGAAGCGGAAAGCCAGTTAACCGTTCCAGCCCATGAGCAATACGACATTCGTGAGCAGTTGGCCGTAGCGATATATAAACAAGGAGAGCAAGCGGCATCGGTGGGTAACCCGACCTTGGCTGTTGCACATTTCAAGCGATTGATAAACGTGGTGCCGGGGTCTGAGCTGGCGATGAAATCCGGTTTTGATGCGGCCAACACGTTATTGAGGGCTTCGGAATGGCTCGCCGCAATCAATGAGTTGAAACAATTCCGGTCGGATTATCCGAATCATCCATTAACGGACCAAGTCAGCGAGAAGCTGGTACTTTCCTATCGCCAGTCCGAGCAGCCATTAGAAGCGGCCAACGAGTTGCTTACTGCCGCATCCGAATTGCCGGATCCGTGGCCCCACCGATTGCGGGCCGCGGCTATTTATCACGATGCCGGTCAAATTGAACGCCGCGATGGGCTCTATCGTGAGTGGCTTTCCGTTGCGCCAAATCCGGTGATTGCCAGTGAGCATGTGCAGCAGCAAACCATGCGGTATCGATTGATCGAGTCCGGCTCAAAAGATGCTGCAACGTTACAGGCGTTAGTGGCCACGGAATCTCGGAGCCAATGGCACTCTGATGAAACCCTCACGTGGGCGGCGGGTGCTGCAATTGAGCTTGGTGCCCGCGCGGCCGATCACTTTGCGGCCATTGGGTTGGTTCATCCTCTGGAAGAAACCCTGGTTAGTAAACAGGCAGCTCTGGAGCGTGCACAAAATTATCTGCAGGATGCCGAGTCATTTGCCGGTGAGGCCGTGGCAACCGAGGTTCTGTTCAGGCGGGCAGAACTCTATCGCGTACTGGCAGCCGACTTGATGGAATCTGAGGTGCCTCCGGAGCTGAATAAGCTGGAAACCATGCAATACCAGATGTTGCTTGAGGACGAAGCTTACCCGTTGGAAGAACGAGCCATGGAACTGCACTCGCGGAACCACCAAAAAATTAAGGAACAAGGTTACGACAAGTGGATTGGACAAAGCCTGGAGGCGCTGGCCACCATGCACCCCGCCCGGTATAGCCGCAATCTGCGCTGGATGACTTGGACTGCGGAGGAGAGCGATGGTGTTTGA
- a CDS encoding MaoC/PaaZ C-terminal domain-containing protein: MSDTLDILENITYNELNEGDSATFTRTLTEDELVLFAAVSGDVNPVHLDSEFAADTLFKERIAHGMWSGSLISAALATVMPGPGTIYLDQTLSFKRPVKLDDTLTVKLTVSEKRAKNRVTLACDVRNQNGDQVVVGEAKVIAPTEKVSLQKPRLPKITIEG, encoded by the coding sequence ATGAGCGACACCTTGGACATTCTTGAAAATATTACCTACAACGAACTGAATGAAGGTGATTCCGCAACCTTCACCCGCACCCTCACCGAAGACGAACTGGTTTTGTTTGCTGCAGTGTCAGGTGACGTAAACCCAGTGCATTTGGATTCAGAATTTGCGGCAGACACCCTGTTTAAAGAACGCATTGCACACGGCATGTGGAGTGGTTCGTTAATCTCTGCTGCACTCGCGACGGTTATGCCTGGTCCCGGCACCATCTATTTGGATCAGACCTTGTCATTTAAACGCCCGGTAAAGCTAGACGACACACTTACGGTAAAACTCACCGTCTCTGAAAAACGCGCAAAAAACCGCGTCACACTGGCGTGTGATGTTCGTAACCAAAACGGTGACCAAGTCGTGGTCGGGGAAGCCAAGGTCATTGCACCGACTGAAAAAGTCTCCCTGCAAAAACCCCGCTTGCCGAAAATCACCATCGAAGGCTAA
- a CDS encoding biopolymer transporter ExbD yields the protein MKASRRARMRKRHYRRMHKAGGLNLVSLMDIFTILVFFLMVNSSDVKVMQNNADVPLPTSTAEQEAVENLTVQVVGQSILVQGREVATLDGIEATDTRIDGLSDELAYRRSRWDAVPEQGLEITIMAARDTDYRLLRRIMQTCVDEQFRQVRLAVEAEVSNG from the coding sequence ATGAAAGCATCTCGCAGAGCCCGGATGCGCAAGCGCCATTACCGCCGAATGCACAAGGCCGGTGGTTTGAATCTGGTGTCTTTGATGGACATATTCACCATTCTCGTGTTCTTTCTGATGGTGAACTCGTCCGACGTCAAAGTGATGCAGAACAATGCCGATGTGCCTTTGCCGACTTCAACGGCGGAGCAGGAGGCAGTCGAAAACCTGACCGTACAGGTTGTTGGCCAATCGATACTCGTGCAGGGCCGCGAAGTGGCTACGCTTGACGGGATTGAAGCGACAGATACGCGAATAGACGGTTTGTCTGATGAGTTGGCTTACCGCAGAAGTCGATGGGATGCGGTGCCCGAACAAGGGCTGGAAATTACCATCATGGCCGCTAGAGATACCGATTACCGATTGTTGCGCAGAATTATGCAAACCTGTGTTGACGAGCAATTTCGCCAGGTCCGGCTCGCGGTGGAAGCGGAGGTCAGCAATGGTTGA
- a CDS encoding VWA domain-containing protein yields the protein MLIDFFLEIRRAKVPASLREFLDLLEAIQQRLAFADMEEFYYLARVCLVKDERHFDKFDRAFKAYFDGIENLDDLLQALIPDEWLRAEFEKHLSEDEKAKIESLGGLEELIETFKKRMEEQNERHAGGNKWVGTGGTSPFGANGYNPEGFRIGQKDGRQGKAVKVWEKRDYKDLDDSITLGLRNIKVALRRLRKFARQGAADQLDLDDTIRSTARNAGYLDLKMVPERHNAVKVLIFFDVGGSMDPHIRVCEELFSAARLEFKHMEYFYFHNFIYESVWKNNIRRMNETTSTWDILHKYTPDYKVIFVGDATMAPYEVTHPGGSIEHWNEEAGATWMQRVTEHFHKVVWLNPLPESYWGTGGSLGVTRQLVNDHMFPLTIEGLESAMKQLTK from the coding sequence ATGTTGATTGATTTTTTCCTCGAAATCCGCCGCGCGAAAGTACCGGCCAGCCTACGGGAATTTCTGGATCTGCTGGAAGCTATCCAGCAGCGTCTGGCATTCGCCGACATGGAAGAGTTCTATTATCTCGCTCGTGTCTGCCTGGTAAAGGATGAGCGGCATTTCGATAAGTTTGACCGGGCCTTTAAAGCTTACTTTGACGGCATCGAAAATCTCGACGACTTGTTGCAGGCATTGATTCCGGATGAGTGGCTGCGGGCTGAGTTTGAGAAACACCTGAGCGAAGACGAAAAGGCTAAAATCGAGTCGCTGGGTGGCCTCGAAGAACTGATTGAAACCTTCAAAAAACGCATGGAAGAACAGAATGAACGCCATGCGGGCGGCAATAAATGGGTGGGTACGGGAGGTACCTCACCTTTCGGTGCGAACGGTTACAACCCCGAAGGTTTTCGCATTGGCCAGAAAGATGGCCGCCAAGGAAAGGCGGTGAAAGTCTGGGAGAAGCGAGACTACAAAGATCTGGACGACAGCATCACATTGGGCCTTCGCAACATCAAAGTTGCCTTGCGCCGCTTGCGGAAATTTGCTCGTCAGGGTGCGGCCGATCAGCTCGATCTCGATGACACCATTCGGTCAACGGCCCGAAATGCCGGGTACTTGGATCTTAAAATGGTGCCAGAACGGCATAATGCTGTGAAGGTACTGATCTTCTTTGATGTGGGGGGGTCCATGGATCCGCACATCCGAGTGTGCGAAGAGCTGTTTTCGGCGGCCAGGCTTGAGTTCAAGCACATGGAATATTTTTACTTCCACAACTTCATCTATGAAAGTGTGTGGAAGAACAATATTCGCCGAATGAATGAAACCACCAGCACTTGGGATATTCTTCATAAATACACGCCGGACTACAAAGTAATCTTTGTAGGTGATGCCACAATGGCGCCTTATGAAGTTACGCACCCTGGCGGGTCAATCGAGCACTGGAATGAAGAAGCGGGCGCAACCTGGATGCAGCGTGTGACCGAGCATTTTCACAAAGTGGTTTGGTTGAACCCGTTGCCGGAAAGCTATTGGGGTACCGGCGGTTCCTTGGGTGTCACTCGGCAGTTGGTGAATGATCATATGTTTCCTCTGACCATCGAAGGTCTCGAGTCGGCTATGAAACAGTTGACCAAGTAG